Proteins from one Lachnospiraceae bacterium KGMB03038 genomic window:
- a CDS encoding response regulator transcription factor, translated as MRLLVVEDEIYLLDVLKKRLTKEHYSVDACEDGLEAWDFIKLTPYDGIILDIMLPGMDGIEILKRMRKEGNHTPVLLLTARDSIEDRVTGLDIGADDYLVKPFAFEELLARIRVMLRRKNTVQPQEEVYTLADLSVDCKSHEVARAGKQIELSAKEFALLEYLIRNQGVVLSREQIEEHIWNYDYMGSSNMVDVYIRYLRKKIDDGHEKKLIQTVRGAGYVLRETS; from the coding sequence ATGCGCCTTTTGGTGGTGGAAGATGAGATCTACCTTTTGGATGTTTTAAAGAAAAGACTGACGAAGGAGCACTATAGTGTGGATGCCTGTGAGGACGGCCTGGAAGCGTGGGATTTTATCAAGCTGACTCCTTATGATGGGATTATTCTGGATATTATGCTTCCGGGAATGGATGGCATCGAGATATTGAAGCGGATGCGAAAGGAAGGAAACCATACGCCGGTGCTTCTTCTGACGGCCAGGGACAGTATTGAGGATCGGGTAACGGGATTGGATATCGGAGCGGATGATTATCTGGTCAAGCCTTTTGCTTTTGAAGAACTTCTGGCCAGAATCCGGGTCATGCTGCGCCGGAAGAATACGGTGCAGCCCCAGGAGGAGGTCTATACTTTGGCGGATCTGTCAGTAGACTGCAAGAGCCATGAGGTGGCCAGGGCGGGAAAGCAGATTGAACTTTCCGCAAAAGAATTTGCGCTGCTGGAATATTTGATCCGCAATCAGGGAGTCGTGCTTTCCAGAGAACAGATTGAAGAACATATCTGGAATTACGATTATATGGGGAGTTCTAATATGGTGGACGTTTATATCCGGTATCTGCGCAAGAAAATTGACGACGGACATGAGAAAAAGCTGATCCAGACGGTGCGGGGCGCGGGGTATGTCCTGCGGGAAACATCATAA
- a CDS encoding 4Fe-4S dicluster domain-containing protein: MISFENVKKNFGFGCMRLPMKGDEVDTAEFSKMVDIFLEAGFNYFDTARGYLEGKSETALRECLTSRYPRGRYILTDKLTETFFKTEADIRPFFESQLEACGVDYFDFYLMHSQNAEYFKKFKKCRAYETAFALKEEGKIRHVGISFHDKAAVLEQILEEYPQIEVVQIQFNYVDYEDAAVEGRKCYEVCVRHKKPVIVMEPVKGGNLVNLPKEAKEVLDELKGGSPASYAIRFAAGFEGNEMVISGMSNMEQMEDNLSYMKDFHPLDQREMAAVEKVAKIFRSMDLISCTACRYCVAGCPQNILIPELFAAMNAKHTYQDWNSGWYYMIHTLNKGKASDCIKCGKCEKACPQHLKIRELLEAVAKEFEKKEA, translated from the coding sequence ATGATAAGTTTTGAAAATGTAAAGAAAAACTTTGGCTTTGGATGTATGCGTCTTCCCATGAAGGGAGATGAGGTAGACACAGCAGAATTTTCTAAAATGGTGGATATATTTCTGGAAGCCGGATTCAATTATTTTGACACAGCAAGAGGATATCTGGAGGGTAAGAGCGAGACCGCTCTGCGGGAATGTCTCACCAGCAGATATCCCCGCGGCCGCTATATCCTGACGGATAAACTGACGGAAACTTTTTTCAAAACAGAAGCGGATATCCGGCCGTTTTTTGAAAGCCAGCTGGAAGCCTGCGGCGTAGACTATTTTGATTTCTATTTGATGCACTCTCAAAATGCGGAATATTTTAAAAAATTCAAAAAATGCCGCGCCTATGAGACGGCGTTTGCTCTGAAAGAAGAGGGAAAGATCCGTCATGTGGGGATCTCATTTCATGACAAAGCGGCGGTGCTGGAACAGATCCTGGAAGAGTATCCGCAGATCGAAGTTGTCCAGATCCAATTTAATTATGTAGACTATGAGGACGCGGCGGTAGAAGGACGGAAGTGTTATGAGGTCTGTGTGCGCCATAAGAAGCCGGTTATCGTCATGGAGCCGGTAAAAGGAGGCAATCTGGTGAATCTGCCAAAAGAGGCGAAGGAAGTTCTGGATGAGTTAAAAGGCGGTTCTCCAGCCAGCTATGCGATCCGCTTTGCCGCTGGGTTTGAAGGGAACGAGATGGTAATCTCCGGAATGAGCAATATGGAACAGATGGAGGATAATTTGAGTTATATGAAAGACTTCCATCCCCTTGACCAACGGGAAATGGCTGCGGTAGAAAAGGTGGCGAAGATCTTCCGGTCTATGGATCTGATCTCTTGTACCGCCTGCCGTTACTGTGTTGCCGGATGTCCCCAAAATATCCTTATTCCGGAACTGTTCGCGGCGATGAACGCAAAGCACACATACCAGGACTGGAACAGCGGCTGGTATTATATGATACATACGCTGAATAAAGGGAAGGCTTCTGACTGCATCAAATGCGGAAAATGCGAGAAGGCATGTCCGCAGCATTTGAAGATCCGTGAACTGCTGGAGGCAGTGGCAAAGGAATTTGAGAAAAAGGAAGCCTGA
- a CDS encoding GTP-binding protein, which yields MGNTSEDRVDKNGQSRSGHLCMGILAHVDSGKTTLSEGILYLCGKIRKLGRVDHKDAFLDTEELEKDRGITIFSKQAVFELGDKRVTLLDTPGHVDFAAEMERTLQVLDYAVLVISGADGIQGHTRTLWKLLERYQIPVFLFINKMDQAGTQREAVLEEIQNGLSESCIAFDRAQTPDFLESLAMCEDQALEEYLRTESLKKETVSRMIRHRKVFPCYFGSALKLEGVQELLDGLAQYAQSFSERKEKTGDGRFGARVYKISRDGQGNRLTHMKITGGILKVKDTLGAEGEKVNQIRIYSGGKYEMVQEAQAGMICAVTGLSQTYPGEGLGKEPPAHPPVLEPVLSYQIYLPEGCEVSKALSDLRQLEEEDPLFRIVWMEELGELHAQVMGEVQIEILKRLIQDRFGLEVEFGAGSIVYKETIQNRVEGVGHFEPLRHYAEVHLILEPGEPGSGMVYVSECGEDVLDRSWQRLILTHLEEKRHLGVLTGAELTDVKITLKAGRAHLKHTEGGDFRQATYRAVRQGLMQAQSVLLEPYYEFRLEVPSENLGRAMTDIQRMSGEFLPPKTEGEMAVLTGTVPAAGLNGYQIQVAGYTGGRGHLSYVFRGYGRCQNEEAVVEAAGYDPLRDMDNPSDSIFCSHGAGFSVPWDQVPEYMHIESVLKKEQKKEEGRNISKEKKNGGRSSAGYAQSKEAEKELEEIFIRTYGKIERKKAPETSRVTARGEAKRRKKEDRLREYLLVDGYNVIFAWEELKDLARDNIDGARNRLMDILCNYQGYKKCTVILVFDAYRVEGDVLEIQKYHNIHVVYTKEAETADQYIEKVVHEIGRKYHVTVVTSDGVEQVVTLGQGGTLISAREFREEVEIVRQEIRREWEARREKKKQYLFDSMEDELAEQMEKVRLGKQKLE from the coding sequence ATGGGAAATACGTCTGAAGATAGAGTGGATAAAAATGGACAGAGCAGATCAGGACATCTCTGTATGGGTATCCTCGCCCATGTGGACTCGGGCAAGACCACCCTTTCCGAGGGGATTCTCTATCTGTGCGGGAAGATTCGGAAGCTGGGGAGAGTGGACCATAAAGACGCGTTTCTGGATACGGAAGAACTGGAGAAAGACAGAGGGATCACCATCTTCTCCAAACAGGCGGTGTTTGAGTTGGGAGATAAGCGGGTAACACTTCTGGATACGCCGGGACATGTGGATTTTGCCGCGGAGATGGAGCGAACTCTTCAGGTACTGGATTACGCCGTGCTGGTGATCAGCGGCGCGGACGGCATACAGGGACATACCCGCACGCTGTGGAAGCTGCTGGAACGGTATCAGATCCCGGTCTTTTTGTTTATCAATAAGATGGATCAGGCGGGAACTCAAAGAGAGGCGGTCCTGGAAGAAATACAGAATGGATTAAGCGAAAGCTGTATCGCTTTTGACAGGGCGCAGACGCCGGATTTCCTGGAAAGTCTGGCCATGTGTGAGGATCAGGCCCTGGAAGAATATCTGCGGACAGAAAGTCTGAAGAAAGAGACGGTCTCACGGATGATCCGGCACAGAAAGGTCTTTCCCTGCTATTTTGGATCGGCTCTGAAGCTGGAAGGGGTACAGGAGCTTTTAGACGGACTGGCCCAGTACGCGCAGAGCTTTTCTGAGAGAAAAGAGAAGACAGGAGACGGACGCTTTGGGGCCAGGGTATACAAAATTTCCAGAGACGGCCAGGGGAACCGTCTGACTCATATGAAGATTACAGGTGGCATCCTGAAAGTGAAGGATACACTGGGCGCGGAAGGAGAAAAGGTGAACCAGATCCGGATTTATTCCGGAGGCAAATATGAAATGGTTCAGGAAGCGCAGGCGGGAATGATCTGCGCTGTCACGGGGCTGAGTCAGACTTATCCTGGAGAAGGGCTTGGGAAAGAGCCGCCGGCCCATCCGCCGGTCCTTGAACCGGTGCTGAGTTACCAGATCTATCTGCCGGAAGGCTGCGAAGTATCGAAAGCCCTCTCTGACCTGCGGCAGCTGGAGGAAGAGGACCCGCTGTTTCGAATTGTGTGGATGGAAGAATTGGGAGAACTGCACGCTCAGGTTATGGGAGAAGTGCAGATTGAGATCCTGAAAAGGCTGATCCAGGATCGATTTGGACTGGAAGTGGAGTTTGGAGCCGGAAGCATTGTCTATAAAGAGACAATTCAGAATCGGGTGGAAGGAGTGGGACATTTTGAACCTCTCCGGCATTACGCGGAAGTCCATCTTATCCTGGAGCCGGGCGAACCGGGAAGCGGCATGGTCTATGTTTCCGAATGCGGTGAGGATGTGCTGGACCGTTCCTGGCAGAGACTGATTTTGACTCACTTAGAGGAAAAAAGGCATCTGGGGGTGCTGACCGGAGCGGAATTGACAGACGTGAAAATTACGCTGAAGGCCGGGAGAGCCCATTTAAAACATACAGAAGGCGGGGATTTCCGGCAGGCGACTTACCGAGCGGTCCGCCAGGGACTGATGCAGGCACAGAGTGTACTTTTGGAACCTTATTATGAGTTCCGGCTGGAAGTCCCCTCGGAGAATCTTGGGAGAGCCATGACGGATATCCAGAGGATGAGCGGAGAGTTCCTGCCGCCTAAGACGGAAGGTGAAATGGCGGTCCTGACAGGAACGGTGCCGGCGGCTGGTCTGAATGGATACCAGATCCAGGTAGCAGGCTATACCGGGGGGAGAGGCCATTTATCCTATGTGTTCCGGGGATATGGACGCTGTCAGAATGAAGAAGCGGTTGTGGAGGCTGCTGGTTATGATCCTTTAAGGGATATGGACAACCCTTCAGATTCTATTTTCTGCAGCCATGGAGCAGGATTCAGCGTGCCATGGGATCAAGTGCCGGAATATATGCATATAGAGAGCGTTTTAAAGAAAGAACAAAAGAAAGAAGAAGGACGGAACATTTCTAAGGAAAAGAAAAACGGAGGCAGAAGTTCTGCCGGATACGCCCAGAGCAAAGAAGCGGAAAAGGAGCTGGAAGAGATCTTTATCCGCACCTACGGGAAGATCGAGCGGAAAAAAGCGCCGGAGACCAGCCGGGTAACTGCCAGAGGAGAGGCGAAACGCCGCAAAAAGGAAGATAGATTGAGGGAATATCTGCTGGTGGACGGATATAATGTGATCTTTGCCTGGGAAGAGCTGAAAGATCTGGCCAGAGATAATATTGACGGGGCCAGAAACCGGCTGATGGATATTCTCTGCAACTATCAGGGTTATAAAAAATGCACAGTGATTCTGGTTTTCGATGCTTACAGGGTAGAGGGAGACGTGCTGGAAATCCAGAAATATCACAACATTCATGTGGTTTATACCAAGGAGGCGGAGACGGCGGATCAGTATATTGAGAAAGTGGTCCATGAGATCGGCCGGAAATATCACGTGACAGTAGTGACTTCAGACGGTGTTGAGCAGGTGGTGACACTGGGGCAGGGGGGAACTCTGATCTCCGCCAGAGAATTCCGGGAGGAAGTAGAGATCGTCCGCCAAGAGATCCGCAGGGAATGGGAGGCAAGAAGAGAGAAGAAAAAGCAGTATTTATTTGACTCCATGGAAGATGAATTGGCGGAGCAGATGGAGAAAGTGCGTCTGGGAAAACAAAAACTGGAATAA